In Puntigrus tetrazona isolate hp1 chromosome 7, ASM1883169v1, whole genome shotgun sequence, the following are encoded in one genomic region:
- the lrrc4cb gene encoding leucine-rich repeat-containing protein 4C, with the protein MLNKMTSYHQRQMLRGPRWKGAWFDPLFLLLLALQLLVVAGLVRAQTCPSVCSCSNQFSKVICTRRGLKDVPDGISTNTRYLNLQDNQIQVIKVDSFKHLRHLEILQLSRNHIRNIEIGAFNGLTSLNTLELFDNRLTTIPNGAFEYLSKLKELWLRNNPIESIPSDAFSRLPSLRRLDLGELKRLSYISSGAFQGLSNLRYLNLGMCNLKEVPNIQPLIRLDELEMSGNQLTVIQPGSFKGLVHLQKLWMMHAQVQTIERNSFDDLHSLRELNLAHNNLTFLPHDLFTPLHHLQRVHLHHNPWNCNCDILWLSWWLRETVPTNTSCCARCNSPPSLKGRYIGELDQSYFQCYAPVIVEPPADLNLTEGMAAELKCRTNSVTSVSWLTPNGSIITHGVLKMRISVQNDGTLNFTNVTIQDTGTYTCMVSNMLGNISASAVLNVTSVDNSGFSYFTTVTVETIETVIDGESRTPVQPSFGWASSSTTRGTPIATERAYTIPVTDIDIDGALNGLEEVMKTTKIIIGCFVAITLMAAVMLIIFYKMRKQHHQQDHDGPTRTIEIINVHEELTRVPAMESHLALPPLEHEHYNHYNSYKTSYNHVSALGSLHSSVHEPLLIQASSKDNVQETQI; encoded by the coding sequence ATGTTGAACAAGATGACCTCTTACCATCAGCGCCAGATGTTGAGAGGTCCTAGATGGAAAGGGGCTTGGTTTGACCCCTTGTTTCTCCTGCTTCTAGCCCTGCAGTTGCTTGTTGTCGCCGGATTGGTAAGAGCCCAGACCTGTCCTTCCGTATGTTCCTGCAGTAATCAGTTTAGTAAGGTCATCTGCACACGCAGAGGGCTAAAGGACGTCCCCGATGGCATCTCCACCAACACACGCTATCTAAACCTTCAGGACAATCAGATCCAGGTCATCAAAGTAGACAGTTTCAAGCATCTGCGACACCTTGAGATTCTTCAGCTCAGCAGAAACCACATCCGCAACATCGAAATTGGCGCCTTCAACGGGCTGACAAGCCTTAACACGCTGGAGCTTTTTGACAATCGCCTCACGACCATCCCAAATGGCGCCTTTGAGTATCTATCAAAACTGAAAGAGCTGTGGCTTAGGAATAACCCTATTGAGAGCATACCGTCTGATGCCTTCAGTCGCTTGCCCTCCCTGCGGCGGTTAGACTTGGGAGAGCTGAAGCGCCTCTCCTACATTTCCAGTGGAGCCTTTCAGGGCTTGAGCAACCTTCGCTACCTGAATCTGGGCATGTGTAACCTCAAAGAGGTCCCCAATATTCAGCCCTTGATTCGTTTGGATGAGCTGGAGATGTCCGGGAACCAGCTCACCGTTATTCAGCCCGGTTCTTTTAAAGGTCTCGTCCATCTTCAGAAGCTGTGGATGATGCACGCCCAAGTCCAAACCATAGAGCGCAACTCCTTCGATGACCTGCACTCTTTACGGGAGCTCAACCTGGCTCACAACAACCTTACCTTTTTGCCCCACGATCTCTTCACGCCTTTGCACCACCTACAGAGAGTGCATTTGCATCACAATCCCTGGAACTGCAACTGTGACATTCTTTGGCTGAGCTGGTGGCTGAGAGAGACCGTACCAACCAACACCAGCTGCTGCGCCCGCTGCAATTCCCCTCCCAGCCTCAAGGGGCGCTACATTGGCGAGCTGGACCAGAGCTACTTTCAGTGCTACGCACCCGTTATCGTCGAGCCGCCTGCCGACCTTAATTTGACTGAAGGAATGGCGGCAGAACTCAAATGTCGGACGAATTCAGTGACCTCGGTCAGCTGGCTAACACCAAATGGCTCCATCATAACACATGGGGTGCTCAAGATGCGCATCTCCGTCCAAAACGACGGAACGTTAAACTTCACCAACGTCACCATTCAGGACACAGGAACCTACACGTGCATGGTAAGCAACATGCTAGGCAACATTTCGGCCTCCGCTGTCCTCAACGTGACATCAGTTGACAACAGTGGCTTTAGTTACTTCACTACAGTCACTGTAGAGACAATTGAAACCGTTATCGATGGGGAGAGTAGGACACCGGTGCAGCCATCTTTCGGCTGGGCGTCCTCTTCGACCACAAGGGGAACACCTATTGCCACCGAGAGAGCGTACACCATTCCCGTGACTGACATAGACATTGATGGTGCTCTCAATGGTTTGGAGGAGGTGATGAAAACCACCAAGATCATCATTGGCTGCTTTGTGGCCATCACGCTCATGGCGGCCGTCATGCTCATAATATTCTACAAGATGCGCAAGCAGCACCACCAGCAGGATCACGATGGGCCGACCCGCACCATCGAGATCATCAACGTACACGAGGAGCTGACGAGGGTCCCGGCCATGGAGAGCCACCTGGCTCTCCCGCCCCTGGAGCATGAGCATTACAACCACTATAACTCCTACAAAACTTCTTATAACCATGTGTCCGCTCTCGGCTCGCTGCATAGTTCAGTGCATGAACCTTTACTAATCCAAGCCAGCTCAAAGGATAACGTGCAGGAGACGCAAATTTGA